From Camelina sativa cultivar DH55 chromosome 7, Cs, whole genome shotgun sequence, one genomic window encodes:
- the LOC104704944 gene encoding F-box protein At1g78280-like, whose amino-acid sequence MYILCNEEPFWMSLCLRRAKGPLDYKGSWKKTTLHLEGVAPENDAYKKPLHFDGFNSLYLYKRFYRCNTSLDGFSFDDGNVERRRDISLDEFSKEYDAKKPVLLSGLADSWPASNTWTIDQLVEKYGEVPFRISQRSPNKISMKFKDYISYMKLQRDEDPLYVFDDKVRETVL is encoded by the exons ATGTATATTCTGTGTAACGAAGAACCATTCTGGATGAGCTTGTGTCTCAGAAGAGCTAAAGGTCCTCTTGACTACAAAGGTTCTTGGAAAAAAACTACATTGCATCT AGAAGGAGTTGCTCCAGAAAATGACGCTTACAAGAAACCTTTGCATTTTGATG GATTCAATTCGTTGTATTTGTATAAACGATTCTATAGGTGTAATACATCTCTTGACGGGTTCTCTTTTGATGATGGCAATGTGGAACGTAGGAGAGATATCTCTTTGGATGAGTTTTCCAAGGAATATGACGCCAAGAAACCT GTTTTGCTTTCTGGCCTTGCTGATTCTTGGCCAGCCAGTAATACGTGGACAATCGACCAACTAGTCGAGAAATATGGTGAAGTCCCGTTTAGAATATCTCAAAGGAGTCCCAACAAAATTTCCATGAAGTTTAAGGATTACATCTCATATATGAAACTCCAGCGGGATGAAGATCCTCTGTACGTTTTTGACGACAAGGTACGAGAAACAGTTTTGTAA